From the genome of Nicotiana sylvestris chromosome 1, ASM39365v2, whole genome shotgun sequence:
atttgaggcctgtaggctgtggaattcttgtgtttgatcttgaaagtttcacatattgctttcatcaagtcgctattgaggttggagccattatcagtaatgattgagtCTAGAatcctgaatcgacaaacaatgcagtcgtggacaaagtctaccacgactttcttagttactgctctgtaagatgctgcttcaacccatttggtgaaatagtcgatggctactaagATAAACTGGTGTCCACTGGAAGCGgcgggctcgattggtccaataacatccattccctaagcggcgaacgaccaaagtgagcttgttgtgttaagctcatttggaggtacctttatcatgttggcatgtatctgacagcggtgtcattttcggacatactggatgtagtccgtttccatagtcatccaaaattaACCATCCCaaagtattttctttgctaagacaaaaccattcatatgtagaccgcaggtcccagcatgaatttcctctagcagtgtggatgcttcctttgcgtcgacacatcttaatagtcCAAATCAAGAGTACTCCTATGCATGATTACTccactatgaaagaagttgttagccaatctccgaagtgtgcatttctgaataggattagcaagctccgggtactctcctttcgccaaatattccttgatatcatgaaaccaaggctttccatatgcttcttcttcaacatgggcatagTAAGTGGGATGATCATGGATATTTACTAGAATTAGATCAATGAAATTATTGTCaagatgctgtatcatagatgacagggtatccaatgcatcggcgaactcattctagaccctgggaacatgctggaattccgtcttcgtgaacctcttcttcaattcctatacatgatgcagatatgggagtatcttggagttcttggttgcccattcttctggTACTTGATGTTTAAGTAAGgccgaatctccaatcactagcagttcttgaacgttcatgtcaatggccattttgagtcctaagatgcaggcttcatactcgaccatattgttggtgcatgggaacctgagtttgaagacaccagataatgctgactGATTTCTGACACCAGGATTGCTCCTATGCcgactcctttgaagtttgtcgctctatcgaagaacattctccaaccgtcataggattctgcgatGTTTTCtcttatgaatgatacctcttcatcaggaaaatacattttcagggattcgtattctccatccacgggattctcaatgaggtggtctgccagtgcctgacCCTTGACTTCTTTATAAGTTACATAAACAATGTTAAactcactcagcaggatttgccacttggctagcttaccggtaggcatgggcttctgaaagatatatgtCAAAGGATCcctccttgatatgagatatgtagcataggcatagaagtaatgtctTAACTTCttagctacccaagtcaaagcacaacatgtgCGTTCTAATAAAGAATACcaggcctcgtatggggtgaactttttactgagataataaatggcctgctctttcctccccgtttcatcatgctgcctcAGAAtgcagccgaaagctccatccaacatgcaaggtagagtagtaagggtctactttgctcgggcgggactaagactggtgttgttgacaggtactccttgattctgtcgaaggccttttggcagtcatcagtccattggTAGcgacgtccttcttcaacatcttaaagattggctctcagataactgtagactgggctatgaatcggctgatgtagttgagccttcccaagaaactcatcacatccttcttgttttttggcggtggtagttcttgaatgtctttgacttttgatggatccagttatATTCCtcagcgactcacaataaacccaagaaatttcccagtaggaaccccaaatgcacactttgcggggttcagtttcaggttgtacctctacagtctattgaagaacttcctcggatcttccatgtgatcagtggccttcttggatttgatgataacatcatctacatatacctctatctccttgtgtatcatatcatggaatacgGTAGTCATGGCGCTCATGTAGGTGTCCCCTGCATTCTTTAGGTCGAATGACATCATCTTATAGCAATACATTCCCCATGtcataatgaaagccattttcttagcatcttcctaatccatccagatctgatgataaccaacgAAACAATCTATGAacgactgcagctcatgcttagcacaattgtcaatcaggatgtgtatgttcgacaAAGTGAAGTCGTCCTTCGGACTGG
Proteins encoded in this window:
- the LOC138871240 gene encoding uncharacterized protein, coding for MAIDMNVQELLVIGDSALLKHQVPEEWATKNSKILPYLHHHLDNNFIDLILVNIHDHPTYYAHVEEEAYGKPWFHDIKEYLAKGEYPELANPIQKCTLRRLANNFFHSGVIMHRSTLDLDY